The following are from one region of the Geothermobacter ehrlichii genome:
- a CDS encoding decaprenyl-phosphate phosphoribosyltransferase translates to MKAYFQLLRPHQWLKNLMLLFPPFLGGTLLGGHYSSGQLLWPLVAFCLGSSATYIVNDICDVEQDRLHARKKHRPLAAGRIGVRLAVVLAVVFAAGAVAGAWWVSARFLVFLLLYLGVSLVYSLWLKDMPLVELFCVVSGFLLRLLAGGEAYGVAISDWLFLSVFLLALFLVSGKRLSELRHEGGEAPERIRSVLACYPQGFLEGCMLLSGSAVLVTYTMYVISHQSTIWVIPLSCFGLLAFWRRVLSGRGGDPTRALLMDPCLFIAGVGWVVVVGWSVYG, encoded by the coding sequence ATGAAAGCCTATTTTCAACTTCTTCGGCCGCACCAGTGGCTCAAGAACCTGATGCTGCTGTTTCCGCCTTTTCTGGGGGGGACGCTCTTGGGGGGGCATTACTCGTCAGGACAGTTGCTTTGGCCCCTCGTTGCTTTCTGCCTTGGCTCGAGTGCCACCTACATTGTCAATGATATCTGCGATGTCGAGCAGGACAGACTTCATGCCCGCAAAAAACACCGCCCCCTGGCGGCGGGGAGGATTGGGGTTCGTCTGGCTGTGGTTTTGGCGGTTGTTTTTGCGGCAGGGGCGGTTGCCGGCGCCTGGTGGGTGTCTGCCCGGTTTCTGGTGTTTCTGTTGCTGTATCTCGGTGTTTCACTCGTTTATTCATTATGGCTGAAGGACATGCCGCTGGTCGAGCTCTTTTGCGTGGTCAGCGGTTTTCTTTTGCGACTTCTGGCCGGCGGCGAGGCCTATGGGGTGGCGATTTCCGACTGGCTGTTCCTCAGCGTTTTTCTGCTGGCGCTTTTTCTGGTCAGTGGCAAAAGACTCAGCGAATTGCGTCATGAGGGTGGGGAGGCGCCGGAAAGGATCCGTTCGGTTCTGGCCTGTTATCCGCAGGGATTCCTGGAAGGATGCATGTTGCTGTCCGGATCCGCGGTCCTTGTCACCTACACGATGTATGTCATCAGTCACCAGAGCACGATCTGGGTCATCCCGCTGAGCTGTTTTGGCCTGCTGGCATTCTGGAGGAGGGTTTTGTCGGGCAGGGGAGGCGATCCGACCCGGGCTTTGCTCATGGATCCCTGCCTTTTCATCGCTGGCGTCGGGTGGGTTGTTGTTGTTGGATGGAGTGTTTATGGGTAA
- a CDS encoding glycosyltransferase family 4 protein, translating to MGKSLDIAFYRYSLLNRGGDRMVIEYANHLADIGHSVTLYTSVDKTVFHVSSKIVRKKIPWPGRIGFLAWTSVCRLRHAITIVDIIHLTPLLRCRGHLVYFAQADDVEYYGKPFNRWIVDKLYRRFFRKDGFCIAVYKHLTEAFRQRYGAKNCFTVVNGIDLRIFHHEPDSDLLAAKGKRRAIFFMSRGDHYRKGYDLALQVFARLSDEISDQIELWVCGDSLRGDFSFPVRQFGVVDDSRLRQILSSVDIFFYPSRHEGFGLFPLEAMACGSVVVTTDAVPYACNYGCIHQTGIGDVEAMVREIVGLVNDPERLAADRREGFAVAGRYDLRRSCDAFADVLESLPGGACAHRD from the coding sequence ATGGGTAAGTCGCTCGATATCGCATTTTACCGGTATTCGCTGTTGAATCGCGGTGGTGACCGTATGGTGATCGAATATGCGAACCATCTGGCTGATATCGGGCATAGCGTCACACTTTACACATCGGTTGACAAAACTGTATTTCACGTCTCTTCGAAAATCGTCCGCAAAAAGATCCCTTGGCCAGGACGAATTGGTTTTCTTGCCTGGACATCTGTTTGCAGATTGCGGCATGCAATTACCATTGTAGACATCATTCATCTGACTCCTTTGTTACGATGTCGTGGCCATCTCGTCTATTTCGCCCAAGCCGATGATGTGGAGTACTACGGAAAACCTTTCAATCGATGGATTGTCGATAAGCTCTATCGTCGTTTTTTTCGAAAAGACGGTTTCTGCATCGCGGTCTACAAGCATTTGACCGAAGCTTTTCGCCAGCGTTATGGCGCCAAAAACTGCTTCACAGTAGTTAATGGGATAGATCTCAGAATCTTCCATCATGAACCGGATAGCGATCTATTGGCTGCCAAAGGGAAGAGGCGTGCGATCTTTTTTATGTCACGGGGCGATCATTATCGTAAGGGATACGATTTAGCCTTGCAGGTTTTCGCACGACTGTCCGACGAGATTTCCGATCAGATCGAATTGTGGGTCTGTGGTGATTCCTTGCGTGGGGATTTCAGCTTTCCGGTTCGTCAATTCGGTGTGGTTGATGATAGCCGCCTGCGACAGATCCTGAGTAGCGTCGATATTTTCTTTTATCCGTCGCGGCACGAAGGGTTTGGTCTTTTCCCGCTGGAGGCGATGGCATGCGGCAGTGTGGTGGTGACGACCGACGCTGTTCCCTATGCCTGTAACTATGGTTGTATTCACCAAACCGGCATCGGTGACGTTGAAGCCATGGTGAGAGAGATTGTCGGGCTGGTGAACGACCCGGAACGGCTGGCCGCCGATCGAAGAGAGGGGTTTGCGGTTGCCGGGCGCTATGATCTGCGGCGGAGCTGCGATGCGTTTGCTGACGTGCTTGAATCCTTGCCGGGAGGGGCCTGTGCGCATCGGGATTGA
- a CDS encoding glycosyltransferase family 4 protein: MRIGIDATTIYTARPTGLGIYSINVINELAKIHDNIVVWTVDDSRLNLRPEQVRRVMQPFRFLGNQLFQLRPLWVQWILPRLIKKEGVDILYTTIPNGLCGSPVPHILTVHDIIPLVFPEDAPRMVRWNFRYRLPKIFDQATTVIAVSDYTRQDLLRHYALDPAKVVVVSEGYDRENFRPRNDLAGLEKYGLTPGGYLLYVGNSSPRKNVARLIEGFARVRDSFPHDLVLAGSKIPTQIAQIKSTAARYKVSDRVKLLDYVPYGDLGLLYSGAALFAFVSEYEGFGLPVLEAMACGVPVLAADSTSLPEVVGDAAMLVNPRDAKGIGDALRTILGDEWQRAEMKRKSLARCREFSWEKTAREILRLCKAGLSS, encoded by the coding sequence GTGCGCATCGGGATTGACGCGACCACCATCTATACCGCTCGACCGACGGGGCTGGGGATCTACAGCATCAACGTCATTAACGAACTGGCAAAAATCCACGACAACATTGTCGTTTGGACGGTCGACGATTCTCGGTTGAATCTGCGCCCGGAGCAGGTGCGCCGGGTGATGCAGCCGTTCCGATTTCTAGGCAACCAGCTTTTTCAGCTTCGCCCGCTTTGGGTTCAGTGGATTCTTCCCCGCCTGATAAAGAAGGAGGGGGTCGATATCCTCTACACGACGATCCCAAACGGTCTCTGTGGTAGCCCGGTGCCGCATATCCTTACCGTACACGACATCATTCCACTGGTTTTTCCGGAAGACGCTCCTCGAATGGTGCGCTGGAACTTCCGCTACCGCCTGCCGAAAATTTTCGACCAGGCGACAACCGTCATCGCCGTATCTGACTATACGCGGCAGGATCTGCTCCGACATTACGCGCTCGACCCGGCGAAAGTGGTCGTCGTCAGTGAGGGGTACGACCGTGAGAATTTCCGGCCGCGGAACGATCTTGCGGGGTTGGAAAAATATGGTCTGACGCCAGGCGGGTATCTCCTCTATGTTGGCAACAGTAGCCCGCGGAAGAATGTGGCCCGGCTGATCGAGGGGTTTGCGCGGGTCCGCGATTCATTCCCCCATGATCTGGTCCTGGCCGGCAGCAAAATACCGACGCAGATCGCACAAATAAAAAGTACGGCGGCACGTTACAAGGTTTCCGACCGGGTCAAACTTCTCGATTATGTACCCTATGGCGACCTGGGCTTGCTTTATAGCGGTGCGGCCCTGTTTGCCTTCGTTTCGGAATACGAGGGATTCGGCTTGCCGGTGCTCGAGGCTATGGCCTGCGGCGTGCCGGTGTTGGCGGCTGACTCGACCTCTCTTCCGGAAGTGGTCGGCGATGCCGCCATGCTGGTCAATCCTCGGGATGCGAAGGGGATCGGCGATGCGTTGCGCACGATTCTGGGAGATGAATGGCAACGGGCAGAAATGAAGCGTAAATCACTGGCCAGGTGCCGAGAATTTTCCTGGGAGAAGACCGCCCGGGAGATACTGAGGCTGTGTAAAGCCGGCCTGAGCTCATGA